A window of Cytobacillus sp. FSL H8-0458 genomic DNA:
GAAAGCTCCTTATCTCAGCCGTAGCGCCCCTAGCAGTTTTCTAACGTTTTTTGTTTTTTACCAATTTTTCACTTGTGGTTTTTCGCTCATAAATCGTAAATTTCGCTCATAAAGCCAGATTGTTATGATGCTCTCCCCTAATCGGCTTACTTATCTTACTTCTCCAGCCCAAAATCATCACATATTCTGAACCAAATTCTTCTCTTTAACCTTCGCTAACACCATCCAGCCTATCGTCGCACCGGCAATGCTGCTGACCAGAAACGGCGGCACAAAGAAGAATGCACCAGCTGCACTGCCCATAAGAAACTTTGCGAATGGAACGGCAAACAATGCACCGATTATGCCGGTGCCCACCACCTCTCCAGCGGCAGCCCATATTTTCCGTCCGAACTTCAAATAAAGGACACCAGCCAAAAACGCACCGATCATGCCGCCTGGAAACGCAAGCAGCGTCCCGAAACCAAGCAAATTACGCAGCAAAGCAATCATAAAAGCGACTGCTGCTGCAGGCAGGGGTCCAAGGGTCACCGCTGCCAATACATTTACCGCATGCTGGACCGGATAGGCCTTCGCTATACCAGCCGGGAACCAGAGTAAATGGGATCCCAGTGTCCCAATCGCCGTAAATAAAGCCATCGTAGTTAACAATCGGGTTCTGCTCATCTAAACCTCCTTTCTAAAAGGGCAGCCTGATTGCTTATCAGGATAAGAAGTATGTATACAAAAAATGCCAGATCCCCACAAAGGACCCGGCATGGTTTAAGTATATGAATCGACAATTGTCAAATCCTACTTCCCTCCGCTGGCATTAACCAGATCAGGTCCATAAGAGTCGGAAAGCTATAAGCGCTTTCCTCTCAGCCCGCACATTTCGGGGCACCCCTAGTAGTTACATAGATATTTAATTTGATAAGCTGTCTCAAGCTTAACAAATTATCACGGCACTGTCATCAATCTTTTAGCTTATAAACTTTTCTTGATGCACTGGATTAAGCGCTCTTCAATTTCTGCTGCGAAGCTTTGAACAGATTCGTCATTGATTAGCTCAATCATACTAGTCGGCTTAGGCATCCCAATTTTCGTTTTGCCCTTGTCTTCATAGACGACAATTTTACAAGGCAGGAAGTAGCCGGCCATTTTATTCTGTGTTAAAACGCGATGTGCTTCATCCGGATTACATACCTCTAACACATGGAATGCCTCGTTATATTCCAAGCCTTTTTCCTGCAGCTTCTCCTGAACATTAAACTGCCATAGAACTCCGAACTTTTCGTCCTTCAGACTTCCTTCCAGTGAGAATATCGCTTCTTCAATTGATTTTTCGGTTTCAGCTGTGTAATCGAACATGACTGCATCTCCTTTAGTATTGGCATATCAATTATGTACCCCTATAGGTATACTATTAAACACATGCTCCGCTGTCAACAAGCCACGCTTTTTTTAAGAAAGCTTTATCGAATTAACTGCAGACCAGCAATATCCTTTAAGCTCCCCACCCCTGCCAGAGAAAGCGACACTTTTGTTTCTTCTATGAAGTTGGCAAGCACTTTTTCAACTCCATCCTGCCCGCCAACGGCCAAGCCGTACACATACGGCCGCCCCAGACAAACGGCGTCAGCTCCCAGTGCCAGAGCTTTAACCACATCTGAACCTCGGCGAATGCCGCTGTCAAACAATACTGGAATCCGGCCTTTAACTTCCTTCGCAATCGGTTCAAGCGCATCAATCGCCGCAATCACTCCATCAAGCTGTCTGCCGCCATGATTGGAGACAATGATTCCGTCTATCCCTCTTTCAATGGCCAGCCTGGCATCTTCCGGGTGGAGGATGCCCTTTAATAAAATTGGCAGGCTGGTTTTCTCTTTTAATCTGGCAATATGCTCCCAGCTTAATGTTGGATGATGAATATTATCAAGGATCCCCTGTACGACATCGCCGTCCTGGAGAGACCCCATAAAGACTGGATCGCTTTCATAATTTGCTTTTCCATAGCCAAGCTTTAATGGGGAAAAATTGTTTCTTAAATCAGCTTCCCTCCATCCCATCATCACCGTATCAACCGTTAACACAATTGCCTCATACCCTGCTTCCTCTGCACGGCGAACCATACTGAAGGATGCTTCTTCATAATTGGACCAATATAATTGGAACCATTTTGGACTCGAGCCTGTTGCCTTTGCGATTTCTTCAATGGAATAACTGGATACTGTGCTCTGGATAAAAGGAACTCCGAACGAAGCTGCCGCCCGGGCAGATGCCAGCTCACCCTCACTGTGTTCAAGCCGCTGCATTCCAATCGGCGCAAGGAATACTGGATAAGGATACGTTTCACCAAATAAATTCACACTTATATCCGGCACTGAAACATCCCTCAGCATTCTCGGAACAATTGAGTATTTTGCAAAGGATTCGATATTCTTTTTCAACGTTTCTTCCCCGCCTGCTCCTGATTGGACATAGCCAAATCCGCCTGCTCCCATTACTTTCTCTGCTTCTTCTTCCAGTTCCTTAAATGAAATAGGAAAGTTCTCTGCGAAACTAATATTCTCTACTTTTGCCATCATCCAGCCCCGCCTTTTTTTGAATTTATTGAAAATAATATCATCTTTTTAGGTTATTTGAAACCATGTAATAATTTTCGAGCCCCTCCTCTGCAAATTAGCCTCAATAAGCAGGGATTCCACAATAAATCGGGAATAACCATTTTAAACTTAATGAAATTGGAGTGTAGCAAATGCTAATCAAACAGCCTTTTGATGAGTTTCTGAAATTCCATTACGAAAGAATCAGTGAAAGCCATATGAAAGTCACTTTGCCCATCCAGCCGCTCTTTATTAACAGCGCCGGACTGGTGCATGGAGGGATCATTTCCACTCTGGCAGATGTAGCGATGGGGAATATTTTCGAGCCGGATGAAAACCAGATGCAATCCGTGGTCACCGCTGATTTGAAGGTCAGTTTCTTAAAGGGGGCCACAGGTG
This region includes:
- a CDS encoding PaaI family thioesterase encodes the protein MLIKQPFDEFLKFHYERISESHMKVTLPIQPLFINSAGLVHGGIISTLADVAMGNIFEPDENQMQSVVTADLKVSFLKGATGEYLVADAHLLKRGRSLSHTDCLIYNDQDQVVAKASGIFVTI
- a CDS encoding alpha-hydroxy-acid oxidizing protein, whose amino-acid sequence is MAKVENISFAENFPISFKELEEEAEKVMGAGGFGYVQSGAGGEETLKKNIESFAKYSIVPRMLRDVSVPDISVNLFGETYPYPVFLAPIGMQRLEHSEGELASARAAASFGVPFIQSTVSSYSIEEIAKATGSSPKWFQLYWSNYEEASFSMVRRAEEAGYEAIVLTVDTVMMGWREADLRNNFSPLKLGYGKANYESDPVFMGSLQDGDVVQGILDNIHHPTLSWEHIARLKEKTSLPILLKGILHPEDARLAIERGIDGIIVSNHGGRQLDGVIAAIDALEPIAKEVKGRIPVLFDSGIRRGSDVVKALALGADAVCLGRPYVYGLAVGGQDGVEKVLANFIEETKVSLSLAGVGSLKDIAGLQLIR
- a CDS encoding DUF302 domain-containing protein, whose amino-acid sequence is MFDYTAETEKSIEEAIFSLEGSLKDEKFGVLWQFNVQEKLQEKGLEYNEAFHVLEVCNPDEAHRVLTQNKMAGYFLPCKIVVYEDKGKTKIGMPKPTSMIELINDESVQSFAAEIEERLIQCIKKSL
- the thiW gene encoding energy coupling factor transporter S component ThiW, whose product is MSRTRLLTTMALFTAIGTLGSHLLWFPAGIAKAYPVQHAVNVLAAVTLGPLPAAAVAFMIALLRNLLGFGTLLAFPGGMIGAFLAGVLYLKFGRKIWAAAGEVVGTGIIGALFAVPFAKFLMGSAAGAFFFVPPFLVSSIAGATIGWMVLAKVKEKNLVQNM